The following proteins are co-located in the Methanobacterium formicicum DSM 3637 genome:
- a CDS encoding FmdE family protein: protein MEDDKNCEIIPFSEVTKFHGHSCPGTAIGYRAAEIAICELSSRAEDEELVAIVENDSCSVDAIQVVTGCTMGKGNLIFKDHGKQVYTFLNRKTGKAMRISLKNNIDEFDPEFSKAREKAFSPSATQTEKDEFQKAKDAFTEKILSDIPAQDLFKVESVEVEFPEEARIFKSIYCAKCGEPVAEHRARVENGEMVCLPCFNEYSRT from the coding sequence ATGGAAGATGACAAAAATTGTGAAATAATTCCCTTTTCTGAAGTAACCAAATTTCATGGGCATTCCTGTCCTGGAACTGCTATAGGCTACCGTGCAGCTGAAATAGCCATCTGTGAATTATCTTCCCGGGCAGAAGATGAAGAACTGGTGGCTATCGTTGAAAATGACAGCTGCAGTGTGGATGCCATTCAGGTGGTAACTGGCTGCACCATGGGAAAGGGTAACCTCATATTCAAGGACCACGGTAAACAGGTATACACTTTCCTTAACCGTAAAACAGGAAAAGCAATGCGCATATCACTGAAAAACAACATCGATGAATTTGACCCTGAGTTTTCAAAGGCCCGTGAGAAGGCATTTTCTCCTTCAGCCACTCAAACAGAGAAGGATGAATTTCAGAAAGCCAAGGATGCATTCACTGAAAAGATTCTATCAGATATTCCAGCCCAGGACCTGTTCAAGGTGGAAAGTGTTGAAGTAGAGTTCCCAGAAGAAGCAAGGATATTCAAATCCATCTACTGTGCCAAGTGTGGGGAACCAGTAGCTGAACACCGGGCCCGGGTTGAAAATGGTGAAATGGTCTGCTTGCCCTGTTTCAATGAATATTCCCGGACATAA
- a CDS encoding helicase C-terminal domain-containing protein: MDNGFFCEKCGMIKDRCICNSGSVENTIQAKTPKISSSRINAIKKAYPHIDEDIIEKFPFASPREGQLEIISEIRDAIDEGYSNIILEAGTGTGKSVVATTLARLYHPAYILTMTKQLQSQYAAEFGYPMVKGRGNFLCQNENLEFSCDQGTCQTIPSTQKFACDYGISKSPFGGEVHAFQDAFGSPMYFRSNNRCRYWDQKAHAAESSITLMNYDYALLELNYVKHFGKRDLMVLDEAHNLENKLMQRLEVNLYNRRLQREIKKTIPQSMLQHNEPQEWILFVESLYEDYQDINLKQIPKNQADRVNRMKMNLSELSRNLEDNPDNWVVDTSPGGVSFKPLRVNTYANDRLLNHADIRLFMSATILDQDLFCQWLGIDPEETYHLEIKSIFPPSSRPVHLKLVGNMSHRLIKRTAPKTIPVLEKIIEHHKYERGLIHTHNYKCQEYIIKHMKNPRLMGHNSKNREHVLNRFEHSNDPRVLVSPSMSEGVDLPYEKCQFQVIYKIPFPYLGDPQINQRKQQDPSWYAYKTIMTLLQAYGRGMRAEDDYCETYILDGNFRMLLRNKLYRELVPSFFKDAIQRE, from the coding sequence ATGGATAACGGCTTTTTCTGTGAAAAGTGCGGAATGATAAAAGACCGCTGCATATGTAACTCTGGAAGTGTTGAAAACACCATCCAGGCTAAAACTCCCAAAATATCATCATCAAGAATCAACGCCATTAAAAAGGCTTATCCCCACATTGACGAGGACATAATTGAGAAGTTCCCCTTCGCATCACCAAGGGAAGGGCAGCTGGAGATAATATCTGAAATCAGGGATGCCATAGATGAGGGCTACTCTAACATAATCCTGGAAGCCGGTACAGGAACCGGTAAGTCAGTGGTGGCCACCACCCTGGCCCGGCTTTACCATCCGGCTTACATACTCACCATGACCAAGCAGCTCCAGTCCCAGTACGCAGCAGAGTTTGGTTACCCCATGGTGAAGGGCCGTGGGAACTTCCTGTGCCAGAATGAGAACCTGGAGTTTAGCTGTGACCAGGGAACCTGCCAGACCATTCCCAGCACCCAGAAATTCGCCTGTGATTATGGTATCAGTAAGTCTCCCTTTGGTGGAGAAGTGCACGCTTTTCAGGATGCCTTCGGAAGTCCCATGTATTTCCGTTCCAACAACCGGTGCCGCTACTGGGATCAAAAAGCCCATGCAGCAGAAAGCTCTATAACCCTGATGAATTATGATTATGCACTCCTGGAACTTAACTACGTGAAACACTTCGGGAAAAGGGATCTGATGGTCCTGGATGAGGCCCATAACCTGGAGAACAAGCTCATGCAACGCCTGGAGGTTAACCTCTACAACCGCCGGCTGCAGCGTGAAATCAAAAAGACCATACCTCAAAGTATGCTGCAGCACAATGAGCCCCAGGAATGGATACTCTTTGTGGAATCACTCTACGAGGACTACCAGGACATCAACCTGAAACAGATCCCTAAAAACCAGGCCGACAGGGTTAACCGGATGAAGATGAACCTGAGTGAACTCTCACGGAATCTGGAGGATAATCCAGATAACTGGGTGGTGGACACCAGCCCAGGAGGAGTTTCCTTCAAACCACTCCGGGTTAACACCTACGCCAACGACCGGCTGCTTAACCACGCAGATATAAGGCTGTTTATGAGTGCCACTATTCTGGATCAGGATCTGTTCTGCCAGTGGTTGGGTATTGACCCTGAAGAAACCTATCACCTGGAAATTAAGAGTATTTTCCCACCATCATCCCGTCCAGTTCACCTGAAACTGGTGGGTAACATGTCCCATCGCCTGATTAAACGTACCGCCCCCAAGACCATCCCGGTACTGGAGAAGATCATTGAACACCATAAATATGAAAGAGGATTGATACACACCCATAACTACAAGTGCCAGGAGTATATCATCAAACACATGAAAAATCCCCGTTTAATGGGCCATAACTCCAAAAACAGGGAGCATGTTTTGAACCGGTTTGAACACAGTAATGACCCCCGGGTGCTGGTGAGTCCTTCCATGAGTGAAGGGGTGGATCTGCCCTATGAAAAGTGCCAGTTCCAGGTTATCTACAAGATACCATTCCCCTACCTGGGAGATCCCCAGATCAACCAGCGCAAACAGCAGGACCCTTCATGGTATGCATATAAAACCATTATGACACTCCTCCAGGCCTATGGTCGGGGAATGCGAGCTGAAGATGATTACTGTGAGACCTACATCTTAGATGGGAACTTCCGCATGTTACTCCGGAACAAACTTTACCGGGAACTGGTACCCAGCTTCTTCAAGGATGCTATACAGAGGGAATAA
- a CDS encoding DUF3320 domain-containing protein produces the protein MSELSKVDIYRQIDVLRQSLLDLTMRNQLLNFRPRSMTVEVTEGELAEIYDRLVLKKSKRKLLQFIPRADSETTTGAGYNKNQGHKDKSPGYNDNTHFENKEDHDSDVDQTSPLTRGSQTTTGKSLNTTDNRIKKVDHGDFSADELVKEPQLVNKPQNQETDFEDKLSTSDNVADDSGTPNEVEVKSPEFPDTEMDNEALAPEESLLWEAPSLDQETLEKNKEIFLSTDLTPSELQRRLFYINQRARSMMEEQGYNILYLAMGFLKWHEGNGTPGDREAPLILIPVELERRRVKGSFKLRWTGEDIIPNISLQAKLLDYGVEIPDFEMPRTQEGVDEYLDQVKESIAHEKGWEVKDKVYLGFFSFTKFVMYKDLDPESWPEDMPLEENPLIKAIFDPAEEELSQGFQEDQVDVKLSSEDVYHVMDADSSQIAVIEDVKHGRDLVVEGPPGTGKSQTIVNLIAELLARGNTVLFVSEKMAALEVVKGRLDSVGLGEFCLELHSKKSQKKDVLEKLESVLRNPKPVELSMDDDLSTIEELKSDLNEYVTLLHSPYAKINWTPYQLFGVKERSLHHFEKIGTKMPRFVVENSKTCTLREWQRTINKFKELGELYKLVKPVSYNPWKYTHPDPILPAEEEEIENLLDETVKTLHELNLKAENLSKISGVKIPVTLEDTEHLIAAVEIISSFPSLERELILNTKWDYDKLQVYNLIKSLEEYKAKTKGLKRFKEGVLDEDISSLLINFQEQKPKLLKFLSGDFKKAKKRIGKLYLGKTPENDEIILQDLEELIKCQKLQLKIRAQDELARSLFGSHWKREESEAENLKAISEWILKFRQALEEGRITEKILIILDSAQQFEIKQITQEMHQDYDQILDYINQLDSYLHFDPDSVIGDSLTKSPLDYLSSQISLLKVGLSGLQNWSRFSSSRGECLETVGKNLVELIDKDEIEATDIIPCLEGNFADSLLRNLFLEEPSLSRFVGDVHEKKINEFRELDRKIINLNRFRIAQELHQNRPSLSGTASPRSELGVLKSEFSRKRGHMPIRKLLSICGGIIQTIKPCFMMSPLSIAQYLDPYSVKNLRFDYVIFDEASQVKPEDALGALLRARCAVIMGDTRQLPPTSFFDILIDVESDDYDLAVLADMESILHLCKRSFPSKMLRWHYRSRHESLIAVSNQEFYDNHLLIYPSPSKDSEELGLKLVHLPETVYDRGKTATNRAEAKAVIKAVFDHYQKYGNTKSLGVGTFNVRQQQAILEELELQLKLNPKMESYFKGNHGEHFFVKNLETIQGDERDVIMVSVGYGFDSEGNLSHNFGPVNQDGGERRLNVLLTRAREKCLIFSNFRGRDLQLSSSAPFGLRALKEFLEYAENKTLAHQDLVQNNADDAFEEAVSEFLTEHGYEIHRRVGCAGFRVDLAVVDPEYPGRYLLGIACDGPMYQTSRVARDRDRLRQQILKGLGWRFYRLWSTDWYRNRADVQKRLLAIIEELLKEERAEEVIPPVEEVEIDSPVEDLEAGESVISSTEDGTSSEMDIDLSPVDETVPSIHDGKGEIDSSNDSPSNTSPLDDLRLGDSQLDDTQLDNTQIDDSPFTDSPLNETESSSMLLKSEERNYSNENSADFPELDEILESEKESSSGSQVKEDDKDELSDYVTCEDTGVPVSGDIHSQPVGDIARAAMKVVEVEGPIHYDEVVKRIRTYWGLSRAGRRVQAVMKEAINLGLMDGQIIQKGDFLYYKDAPVVVRRRTGNPPAKMDLISPEEISAAVKIILKSQYATQTDELVREVSRLFGAKVTRGPAISRIKGVIDDLIQKGEIEERTDGMVDIIRDQDK, from the coding sequence ATGTCCGAACTTTCCAAGGTGGACATATACAGACAGATCGATGTTCTAAGGCAGAGCTTGCTGGACCTTACCATGCGTAACCAGCTTTTAAACTTCCGTCCCCGCAGCATGACCGTGGAGGTTACAGAAGGAGAACTGGCTGAGATTTACGACCGATTAGTTCTTAAAAAAAGCAAAAGGAAACTTTTACAATTTATTCCCCGGGCAGACTCCGAAACCACTACCGGTGCGGGTTATAATAAGAATCAGGGCCATAAAGATAAAAGTCCAGGTTACAATGATAACACTCATTTTGAAAATAAAGAAGATCATGACTCTGATGTAGACCAAACATCTCCCTTAACTAGGGGAAGTCAAACTACAACTGGAAAATCGCTTAATACTACTGATAATCGAATTAAAAAAGTAGATCATGGAGATTTTTCTGCTGATGAACTGGTTAAGGAACCCCAGTTAGTTAATAAACCCCAGAACCAGGAGACTGATTTTGAAGACAAATTATCCACCTCAGATAATGTTGCAGATGATAGTGGGACACCAAATGAAGTTGAGGTAAAGTCCCCTGAGTTTCCAGATACTGAAATGGATAATGAGGCACTTGCACCCGAAGAATCATTATTATGGGAAGCACCATCCCTGGACCAGGAAACCCTGGAAAAGAATAAAGAAATTTTTTTATCCACAGATTTGACACCATCAGAACTTCAGCGCCGATTGTTCTACATAAATCAACGTGCCAGGTCAATGATGGAAGAACAGGGTTACAATATTCTCTACCTGGCCATGGGGTTCTTGAAATGGCATGAAGGCAACGGAACACCAGGAGACCGTGAAGCACCCCTGATTCTGATACCAGTGGAACTGGAACGTAGACGAGTGAAGGGTTCTTTTAAGCTCCGCTGGACTGGTGAAGACATAATCCCTAACATCTCCCTCCAGGCCAAACTACTGGATTACGGGGTTGAAATACCTGATTTTGAAATGCCCCGAACCCAGGAAGGTGTTGATGAATATTTAGACCAGGTAAAAGAATCCATTGCCCATGAAAAAGGATGGGAAGTTAAAGATAAGGTCTACCTCGGTTTTTTCAGTTTCACCAAATTCGTGATGTACAAGGACCTGGACCCTGAAAGCTGGCCCGAAGACATGCCCCTGGAAGAAAACCCCCTTATAAAGGCAATATTCGACCCAGCAGAAGAAGAACTGAGTCAGGGATTCCAGGAAGACCAGGTGGATGTGAAACTATCCTCTGAAGATGTTTACCATGTTATGGATGCAGATTCATCACAGATCGCAGTGATAGAAGATGTGAAACATGGCCGAGACCTGGTGGTGGAGGGTCCCCCGGGAACTGGTAAATCCCAGACCATAGTAAACCTGATAGCCGAACTCCTGGCACGTGGTAACACTGTCCTATTTGTAAGTGAGAAAATGGCCGCCCTTGAAGTGGTTAAAGGCCGTCTGGATAGCGTGGGACTGGGTGAATTCTGTCTGGAACTGCACAGTAAAAAATCGCAGAAGAAGGATGTTCTGGAAAAACTGGAAAGTGTCCTTAGGAATCCCAAACCAGTTGAACTTTCAATGGATGATGATCTAAGCACCATTGAAGAGCTCAAATCAGACCTGAATGAATACGTCACCCTGCTACATTCTCCCTATGCTAAAATCAACTGGACTCCTTACCAGCTTTTTGGTGTTAAGGAGAGATCATTGCACCATTTCGAGAAAATAGGTACTAAAATGCCACGTTTCGTGGTGGAAAATAGTAAAACCTGCACCTTACGGGAATGGCAGCGAACTATAAATAAGTTCAAGGAACTGGGAGAGTTGTACAAACTGGTGAAACCAGTATCCTATAATCCATGGAAATACACTCATCCAGACCCCATACTACCAGCTGAAGAAGAGGAAATCGAAAACCTGCTGGATGAAACCGTTAAAACACTCCATGAACTGAATTTAAAGGCAGAAAACCTTTCCAAAATATCGGGTGTTAAGATACCAGTGACACTGGAAGATACAGAACACCTTATAGCTGCTGTGGAGATAATCTCCTCATTCCCCTCCCTGGAGAGGGAACTCATCCTCAACACCAAATGGGATTATGACAAATTACAGGTTTACAATCTCATTAAAAGCCTGGAAGAATACAAAGCCAAAACCAAGGGCCTGAAAAGGTTCAAAGAAGGGGTTTTGGATGAGGATATTTCATCCTTACTCATTAATTTCCAGGAACAAAAACCGAAACTACTGAAATTCCTTAGTGGAGATTTTAAGAAGGCTAAAAAACGGATTGGTAAACTTTACCTTGGTAAAACCCCGGAAAACGATGAGATAATACTTCAGGATCTTGAAGAACTCATAAAATGCCAGAAGCTGCAGTTAAAGATCAGGGCACAGGATGAACTGGCCAGATCCCTGTTTGGCTCTCACTGGAAGAGGGAGGAAAGTGAAGCTGAAAACCTGAAGGCTATATCAGAATGGATACTCAAATTCAGACAAGCCCTGGAAGAAGGCAGGATCACCGAGAAAATCCTCATAATACTTGATTCAGCCCAGCAGTTTGAAATTAAACAGATCACCCAGGAAATGCACCAGGATTATGACCAGATACTGGATTACATAAACCAGCTGGATAGTTACCTGCACTTTGACCCGGACTCAGTAATAGGAGATTCACTGACCAAAAGTCCCCTTGATTACTTATCATCCCAGATTTCCCTATTAAAAGTGGGACTCTCTGGTCTACAGAACTGGTCCCGTTTCAGCTCATCCAGAGGGGAATGCCTGGAAACAGTGGGAAAAAACCTGGTGGAACTAATAGATAAAGATGAAATTGAAGCAACCGATATCATACCCTGCTTGGAGGGGAACTTTGCAGACTCCCTACTGCGAAATCTGTTCCTGGAGGAACCATCACTCTCCCGTTTCGTGGGCGACGTTCATGAGAAGAAGATCAATGAATTCAGGGAACTGGACCGTAAGATCATAAATCTCAACCGTTTCCGTATTGCCCAGGAATTACACCAGAACCGGCCTTCACTTTCAGGCACTGCTTCACCCCGTTCAGAGCTGGGAGTGCTTAAAAGCGAGTTTTCCCGTAAAAGGGGGCATATGCCTATTAGGAAATTGTTATCCATCTGTGGGGGAATAATACAAACCATAAAACCCTGTTTCATGATGAGTCCCCTTTCCATAGCCCAGTACCTGGACCCTTACAGTGTGAAGAACCTGCGTTTTGATTACGTTATTTTCGATGAAGCCAGTCAGGTGAAACCGGAAGATGCCCTAGGGGCACTATTAAGGGCCAGATGCGCAGTTATAATGGGAGACACCCGGCAGTTACCTCCAACCAGCTTTTTCGATATTTTGATTGATGTGGAAAGTGATGATTATGATCTGGCTGTGCTGGCTGATATGGAAAGCATTCTCCACCTCTGCAAACGCAGTTTCCCCTCAAAGATGCTGCGCTGGCACTACCGTAGCCGACATGAATCCCTCATCGCGGTGAGTAACCAGGAATTTTATGATAACCACCTTTTAATCTATCCTTCACCCAGCAAGGACTCTGAAGAACTGGGATTGAAACTAGTACACCTCCCTGAAACTGTGTATGACCGGGGAAAAACTGCCACCAACAGGGCAGAGGCCAAGGCAGTTATCAAAGCAGTGTTCGACCATTACCAGAAGTACGGTAACACCAAGAGCCTTGGTGTGGGTACATTCAATGTACGGCAGCAGCAGGCCATCCTGGAAGAACTGGAACTCCAGTTAAAGCTCAACCCTAAAATGGAGAGTTACTTTAAAGGAAATCATGGGGAGCATTTCTTCGTGAAAAACCTGGAAACAATCCAGGGAGATGAAAGAGATGTGATAATGGTTAGTGTGGGTTATGGATTTGACTCTGAAGGTAATTTAAGCCATAACTTCGGACCGGTTAACCAGGATGGCGGAGAAAGACGTTTGAACGTTCTTCTAACAAGAGCCAGGGAGAAGTGTTTAATATTCTCCAATTTCAGGGGTCGTGACCTTCAATTAAGTTCAAGTGCACCCTTCGGTCTTCGTGCCCTTAAAGAATTCCTGGAATACGCTGAGAATAAAACACTGGCCCATCAGGATCTAGTTCAGAACAATGCTGATGACGCCTTTGAAGAGGCTGTCTCTGAATTTTTAACTGAACACGGATATGAAATTCACCGCAGAGTGGGATGTGCTGGTTTCAGGGTTGACCTGGCTGTTGTGGACCCAGAATACCCTGGACGTTACCTACTGGGGATTGCCTGTGACGGGCCGATGTACCAGACCAGCAGGGTGGCCCGGGACAGGGACCGGCTCCGCCAGCAGATCCTGAAAGGACTGGGATGGCGTTTCTATCGTTTATGGTCTACAGATTGGTACCGGAACCGTGCTGATGTGCAAAAACGGCTCCTGGCAATAATAGAAGAACTCTTAAAAGAGGAACGTGCCGAGGAAGTTATTCCACCAGTAGAAGAGGTGGAGATTGATTCCCCTGTAGAAGATCTGGAAGCTGGAGAGAGTGTAATTAGTTCTACAGAAGACGGAACTAGCAGTGAAATGGATATTGATCTTTCTCCTGTAGATGAAACAGTACCCTCAATTCATGATGGAAAGGGTGAAATTGATTCGTCAAATGATTCACCATCAAATACTTCCCCATTGGATGATCTCAGATTAGGTGATTCCCAATTAGATGATACCCAATTAGATAATACACAAATAGATGATTCTCCATTTACGGACTCGCCATTAAATGAAACTGAATCCAGTTCTATGCTGTTAAAATCAGAAGAAAGGAATTACTCTAATGAAAATTCTGCTGATTTCCCTGAACTGGATGAGATTTTAGAATCTGAAAAAGAATCCTCTTCTGGTTCCCAGGTAAAAGAAGATGATAAAGATGAATTATCGGATTATGTGACTTGTGAGGACACAGGCGTGCCTGTTTCTGGGGATATTCACAGCCAGCCAGTGGGAGATATTGCCAGGGCCGCCATGAAAGTAGTGGAAGTAGAGGGCCCCATACACTACGACGAGGTTGTAAAACGTATACGGACCTACTGGGGACTTAGCCGAGCAGGAAGGCGGGTGCAGGCAGTTATGAAGGAAGCTATCAATCTGGGATTAATGGATGGCCAGATAATTCAGAAAGGTGACTTTTTATATTACAAAGATGCACCGGTGGTGGTTCGCAGGAGAACTGGTAACCCTCCAGCCAAGATGGACCTTATAAGCCCTGAAGAAATCTCTGCTGCAGTGAAGATCATCCTAAAATCACAGTACGCCACCCAGACTGATGAACTGGTCAGGGAAGTTTCCCGACTCTTCGGAGCCAAAGTAACCCGTGGCCCTGCAATAAGTAGGATAAAAGGAGTTATTGATGATCTTATTCAGAAGGGTGAGATCGAGGAACGGACAGATGGAATGGTGGATATCATCAGAGACCAGGATAAATAA
- a CDS encoding carboxymuconolactone decarboxylase family protein has translation MEQKTPNRFTEALGEEVDDAFKKLASEILKDGALTLKEKSLIALACAVAVKCEPCTRAHKKQALKTGATQKEIMEAAAVAGLVRMGSGFNTAYALLDDDETGKKLVFKPPTRDENKHEEMGDESKPEGSKIQRKPDGYLNSILERKFVE, from the coding sequence ATGGAACAGAAAACTCCCAACCGGTTTACCGAGGCCCTTGGTGAAGAGGTGGATGATGCCTTCAAAAAACTGGCTTCGGAAATATTAAAGGATGGTGCTCTTACTCTCAAGGAAAAAAGTCTCATTGCTCTGGCATGCGCTGTTGCGGTGAAATGTGAACCATGCACACGTGCACATAAAAAACAGGCCCTTAAAACTGGGGCAACCCAGAAAGAAATTATGGAAGCTGCTGCTGTTGCTGGCCTGGTGCGTATGGGTTCCGGGTTTAACACTGCCTATGCCCTTTTAGATGATGATGAAACCGGGAAAAAATTAGTTTTCAAACCACCTACCCGTGATGAAAATAAGCATGAAGAAATGGGTGATGAGTCTAAACCTGAAGGATCTAAAATTCAGAGAAAACCTGATGGTTACCTGAACAGTATTCTCGAAAGAAAGTTCGTCGAATAA
- a CDS encoding TMEM175 family protein: protein MESENSGIFMDTKRLETLVDGIFAIAMTLLVLALAVPDITGPLSNAAVQNSLYSLIPSFYTLVMSFILLALFWSNHHRAFHKIDEMNTPLLWINVIWLLFIVLVPFSASLTGKYGEFPISHIIFNLNMLGIALFLGLNWYYATKKNFIDEKVSLRDITITIRTNVLFIVISLLALSLSFVLPRWSALVYLLIFPLEYWIGKM from the coding sequence ATGGAATCTGAAAATTCAGGTATATTTATGGACACGAAGCGTCTTGAAACACTTGTAGATGGAATATTTGCCATTGCTATGACTTTACTGGTTCTGGCTTTGGCTGTTCCCGATATCACCGGCCCATTATCTAATGCTGCAGTTCAAAATTCTCTTTATAGTCTTATACCCAGTTTTTATACTTTAGTCATGAGCTTCATTCTTCTGGCTCTATTTTGGAGTAATCATCATCGTGCTTTTCATAAAATAGATGAAATGAACACACCTTTATTATGGATAAATGTGATATGGTTATTATTCATAGTACTGGTCCCATTTTCTGCTTCTTTAACTGGGAAATACGGAGAATTTCCCATTTCTCACATTATTTTCAATTTAAACATGCTGGGGATTGCACTCTTCCTGGGTTTAAACTGGTACTATGCCACTAAGAAAAATTTTATTGATGAAAAAGTTTCTCTTAGAGATATAACCATCACTATAAGGACCAACGTTCTGTTTATAGTTATCTCGCTCCTGGCACTATCTCTCAGCTTTGTACTTCCCCGATGGAGTGCTTTAGTGTATTTACTGATCTTCCCATTGGAATATTGGATCGGTAAAATGTGA
- a CDS encoding flavin reductase family protein, translated as MQLKNFKRESIIPLPVTFISTLSPEGVRNVAPYSCLMPILRPFDLICVATAGVMRDTFDNMKAREEFVISLPGMDLAGSVMPTAKFVPPEVNEYELAGLEEKPSQEIETPGVDGCYAWMECKLHKIVTEEYDNFPYALVVGKVVHLEVRDDIYNRENGSWDVEKAQPLMMTESNQGMHFCTVKDMDWFEPYGAMFPNGKDPLSGMYED; from the coding sequence ATGCAGCTAAAAAACTTCAAAAGAGAATCCATAATACCCCTGCCAGTGACCTTCATTTCAACCCTCAGTCCAGAAGGGGTGCGCAATGTGGCCCCGTATTCCTGTCTTATGCCTATTCTACGTCCGTTTGACCTGATATGTGTAGCCACTGCTGGGGTGATGAGGGATACCTTTGATAACATGAAGGCCCGGGAGGAATTTGTCATCAGCCTCCCTGGAATGGATCTGGCAGGTAGTGTAATGCCAACCGCTAAATTCGTGCCTCCAGAGGTGAATGAATACGAACTTGCAGGGTTAGAAGAAAAACCCAGCCAGGAGATTGAAACACCGGGAGTTGACGGATGTTACGCCTGGATGGAATGCAAACTCCATAAAATCGTGACTGAAGAATATGATAATTTCCCCTATGCACTGGTTGTGGGGAAAGTGGTACATTTGGAAGTACGCGATGATATTTACAACCGTGAAAATGGTTCATGGGATGTAGAAAAGGCCCAGCCATTGATGATGACTGAATCCAATCAGGGAATGCACTTCTGCACTGTAAAGGATATGGACTGGTTCGAACCATACGGGGCAATGTTCCCCAATGGTAAGGATCCTCTCTCAGGAATGTACGAAGATTAA
- a CDS encoding DUF4013 domain-containing protein encodes MNFSQVFKDSVSFPFTDIKKFLKVFLLYLGVFLIIPGLMALGYSLRIIQSTIAGSNELPDFDEYAQLISDGLNYVGASIIYRIPVYAIIFLLIFSGNPNFATNLFSLSVLTVIVGFIIDIVFLLALANMAIEEKFRAAFDFKKIFAMIKKIGWGNYLFYLVVYTIIVQVLTTVVTSANPYLTTMIGTIGGLALYILIYFLFNTFMILFGGRFRGLIYKKGIENQDNA; translated from the coding sequence ATGAATTTTAGTCAGGTTTTTAAAGATTCCGTAAGTTTTCCTTTTACAGATATTAAGAAGTTTTTAAAAGTTTTTCTCCTTTATTTGGGGGTTTTCCTGATAATTCCAGGTTTAATGGCACTGGGTTATTCTTTGAGAATAATTCAAAGCACCATTGCTGGATCAAATGAACTACCTGATTTTGATGAATATGCGCAGTTAATATCCGATGGTTTGAACTATGTGGGGGCAAGTATAATATATAGAATCCCAGTTTATGCCATTATTTTTCTTTTAATTTTCTCAGGCAACCCAAATTTTGCCACCAACCTATTTTCTTTATCTGTTTTAACTGTTATTGTGGGGTTCATCATTGATATCGTGTTTTTACTGGCCCTTGCTAACATGGCAATCGAAGAGAAGTTTCGCGCAGCTTTTGATTTTAAGAAAATATTTGCTATGATAAAAAAAATTGGATGGGGAAACTACCTCTTTTACCTGGTAGTTTACACTATAATAGTGCAGGTCCTGACAACAGTCGTTACTTCTGCCAATCCCTACCTAACTACAATGATAGGTACTATTGGTGGATTAGCACTGTACATTCTGATTTATTTCCTGTTTAACACGTTCATGATCCTTTTCGGTGGACGTTTCAGGGGATTAATTTACAAGAAAGGAATTGAAAATCAAGATAATGCATAA